A genomic segment from Pirellulales bacterium encodes:
- a CDS encoding cation diffusion facilitator family transporter codes for MTAHAEHAAGQHRHSHAGHSHGHRDAAASRLAATLALVLVYMVAELVGGWLSNSLALLADAGHMFSDAAALSLSLFAAWIARRPPTAQHSYGYYRAEILAALANGALLGAISIFVIFEAWQRLWEPAEVRGPLMMAVAAGGLVVNLLGLWLLQAHRESNINVHGAWLHVLADLLGSVAAVIGGALIWLCGWYWADPVASALISLLIIYSSWALLKDAIAILMEGTPAHVDLDEVRNCIAGVVGIEGVHDLHVWTITSGMEALSGHVVVADGRAASELLAELRKRLHDRFGIDHITIQIEPPDFDVCQTRC; via the coding sequence GTGACTGCCCACGCTGAGCACGCCGCCGGACAACATCGACACTCCCACGCGGGCCATTCACACGGTCATCGTGATGCGGCTGCGTCACGACTAGCCGCGACATTGGCGTTGGTGCTGGTGTACATGGTGGCCGAGCTCGTCGGCGGTTGGTTGAGCAATTCGTTGGCCCTGTTAGCCGACGCCGGGCATATGTTTTCCGATGCCGCGGCGCTCAGCCTGAGTCTGTTCGCGGCCTGGATCGCGCGGCGCCCACCGACCGCGCAACACTCGTACGGCTATTATCGCGCTGAGATTCTCGCGGCATTGGCCAATGGCGCGCTCTTGGGTGCGATCTCGATCTTTGTCATCTTCGAAGCGTGGCAGCGATTGTGGGAACCGGCCGAGGTGCGCGGACCCCTGATGATGGCCGTGGCCGCAGGCGGGCTGGTGGTGAACCTGCTCGGGCTGTGGCTGCTGCAGGCACATCGCGAATCGAACATCAACGTGCATGGCGCCTGGCTGCACGTGCTGGCGGATCTGCTGGGAAGCGTGGCGGCTGTTATTGGTGGCGCGCTGATCTGGCTATGCGGCTGGTATTGGGCCGATCCCGTGGCCTCGGCCTTGATCTCGCTGTTGATCATCTACTCGTCCTGGGCCCTGCTGAAAGACGCCATCGCCATCCTGATGGAGGGAACCCCGGCGCACGTCGACCTGGACGAGGTGCGAAATTGCATTGCCGGCGTGGTCGGCATCGAAGGCGTTCACGACTTGCACGTCTGGACGATCACCAGCGGCATGGAAGCCCTCTCAGGGCACGTCGTCGTTGCCGATGGCCGTGCGGCGTCGGAGTTGCTGGCCGAGCTACGCAAACGGCTGCACGATCGCTTTGGCATCGACCACATCACGATTCAGATCGAGCCTCCCGACTTCGACGTCTGCCAGACGCGGTGTTAG
- a CDS encoding chloride channel protein, with the protein MPKPVPSSPMRWFPEFLAAGERRLRPQSRVLALSLVVGVIAGLGAVVFYAAGQFVFHYTLTNVAGYQPVEAGGEMHLFSGSPHVAGVEKPKDVEARRPLRPWLLVLIPALGGLVCGLIVYTLAPEAEGHGTDAAIAAYHLHQGVIRPRVPLVKLVASAVTLGTGGSGGREGPIAQIGAGFGSFLGTKLRLRPDERRLLMAAGMGAGIGAIFRAPLAGTLFAAEVMYSSADLESDVLMPAALGSVTAYSTFGLIFGWQPLFTIPPRVADLLVFNQPLELASYLILAVAMAVLAMIYTRTFYGLTYAFHHLPISPKLRPMIGAALTGVLAVALFYAFGGDQRVLSVLSFGYGILQLALEYVPGAEGNMRFAALLLAICLGKLLTTSLTIGSGGSAGVFGPSMVIGGCGAGALGMVLHHFAPSLVPHPASFVIVGMAGFFAAAAKTPLSTLVMVSEMIGNYNLLLPSLWVCTLSFLLSDQQSIYSEQLIDRLASPVHDAIIKDE; encoded by the coding sequence ATGCCAAAGCCAGTTCCCAGCTCGCCGATGCGTTGGTTTCCGGAGTTTCTAGCGGCGGGCGAGCGCCGCTTACGTCCGCAATCGCGCGTGCTGGCCCTGTCGCTGGTGGTTGGCGTGATCGCGGGCCTGGGGGCGGTAGTCTTCTACGCCGCCGGACAGTTCGTCTTTCACTACACGCTGACCAATGTGGCCGGTTATCAACCAGTCGAAGCCGGCGGCGAGATGCATCTGTTTTCCGGCTCTCCGCATGTGGCGGGAGTCGAGAAACCGAAAGATGTCGAAGCCCGACGCCCGCTGCGCCCTTGGCTGCTCGTCCTGATTCCCGCTCTCGGCGGTCTGGTGTGCGGTTTGATCGTTTACACGTTGGCGCCGGAAGCCGAAGGGCATGGCACCGACGCCGCGATCGCGGCCTATCATCTGCATCAGGGAGTCATCCGGCCACGGGTGCCACTGGTCAAGCTGGTTGCGAGCGCCGTCACGCTGGGCACCGGCGGATCAGGAGGACGCGAAGGGCCGATTGCGCAGATCGGCGCCGGCTTTGGATCATTCCTGGGCACGAAGCTGCGCTTGCGCCCCGACGAACGGCGCTTGCTGATGGCCGCGGGGATGGGAGCCGGCATCGGCGCTATCTTTCGCGCGCCCTTGGCCGGCACGCTGTTCGCCGCCGAGGTGATGTATAGCTCGGCCGATTTGGAGTCGGACGTGTTGATGCCCGCCGCGCTGGGAAGCGTGACGGCTTATTCGACTTTCGGATTGATTTTCGGCTGGCAACCGTTGTTCACGATTCCGCCGCGCGTGGCCGATCTGCTGGTCTTTAACCAGCCGCTCGAGTTGGCCTCTTACTTGATCTTGGCCGTGGCGATGGCGGTGTTGGCGATGATTTATACCCGCACGTTTTACGGATTGACGTACGCCTTTCATCATCTGCCGATCAGTCCGAAGCTGCGGCCGATGATCGGCGCGGCGCTCACGGGCGTGCTGGCCGTCGCACTATTTTATGCATTCGGCGGCGACCAGCGCGTACTATCGGTGCTGAGTTTCGGATATGGAATTCTGCAGTTGGCGCTCGAATATGTGCCGGGGGCCGAAGGCAATATGCGTTTTGCCGCGCTTCTGTTGGCCATTTGCCTGGGAAAACTGTTGACCACGAGCCTGACGATCGGCAGCGGCGGTTCGGCCGGCGTGTTCGGCCCGTCGATGGTCATCGGCGGTTGTGGTGCTGGCGCCTTGGGCATGGTTCTGCATCACTTCGCGCCGTCACTCGTGCCGCACCCGGCCAGCTTCGTGATCGTTGGCATGGCCGGCTTCTTCGCAGCGGCGGCCAAGACGCCCCTTTCGACCCTGGTGATGGTCAGCGAAATGATCGGCAACTACAACCTGCTGCTTCCCTCGCTGTGGGTGTGTACGCTGTCGTTCTTGCTTTCTGATCAACAATCGATCTATAGCGAACAACTGATCGACCGGCTGGCCTCGCCCGTACACGACGCCATTATCAAGGACGAGTAA
- a CDS encoding hydantoinase/oxoprolinase family protein has translation MMPVLALDVGGANLKIADGAGYARSVPFPLWQRPHGLAHALAELIRVAPLGNRFVATMTGELADCFSTKSEGVAAIVSALQTATVGAELRIYLTDGTFVAPSLAIARPLAAAASNWHALASFVARRYAPGYGLLIDVGSTTCDIIPLVDGQAQALGRTDPERLAAGELVYTGVVRSPVCAMAAHLPWRGQLCPTAHEVFATTRDAYLVLGDIAEDPSATDTADGRPATRSAARDRLARAICADRDMFSEDDAIAAAETIRRCQVALLESALQKVLDRMSARPTTIVLSGQGEFLARYVPELTNRQATIISLASELGPVVSQCATAHALAALAG, from the coding sequence ATGATGCCGGTACTTGCACTCGACGTTGGCGGGGCCAATTTGAAGATCGCCGACGGCGCGGGCTACGCCCGCAGCGTGCCGTTTCCGTTGTGGCAGCGACCGCACGGTTTGGCCCATGCACTTGCTGAACTCATTCGCGTTGCGCCACTGGGAAACCGCTTCGTGGCGACCATGACGGGAGAGCTTGCCGATTGCTTTTCGACAAAATCGGAAGGCGTAGCGGCTATAGTGTCGGCCTTGCAAACGGCGACGGTCGGTGCCGAGCTGCGCATTTATTTGACCGATGGCACGTTCGTCGCGCCGTCGTTGGCCATCGCGCGACCGCTCGCGGCAGCTGCGTCGAACTGGCATGCACTGGCCAGTTTTGTCGCGCGTCGTTACGCACCGGGATACGGCTTATTAATCGATGTCGGTAGCACGACGTGCGATATCATCCCCTTGGTTGACGGCCAGGCGCAGGCGCTCGGCCGCACCGATCCCGAACGGCTCGCCGCGGGAGAGTTGGTCTATACGGGCGTGGTGCGCAGTCCCGTGTGCGCCATGGCAGCGCATTTGCCCTGGCGCGGTCAGCTTTGTCCAACGGCACACGAGGTATTCGCGACGACGCGTGATGCATACCTGGTGCTCGGCGATATTGCCGAAGATCCGTCGGCGACCGATACGGCCGACGGTCGGCCGGCAACTCGCAGTGCGGCCCGCGATCGTCTGGCCCGCGCGATCTGCGCAGATCGCGACATGTTCAGCGAAGACGACGCGATCGCCGCTGCGGAGACAATTCGTCGTTGCCAGGTCGCGTTATTGGAAAGCGCCTTGCAAAAAGTTCTTGATCGCATGTCGGCCCGCCCGACAACGATCGTCCTCTCCGGCCAGGGCGAGTTTCTGGCTCGCTACGTGCCAGAATTGACGAATCGGCAGGCGACGATTATTTCGCTGGCCAGCGAGTTGGGGCCCGTCGTTTCGCAATGCGCCACGGCACATGCCCTAGCGGCGCTAGCCGGGTAA
- a CDS encoding pre-peptidase C-terminal domain-containing protein, with protein MHLSDRLTTSWLLAVAILAMTGTATRADDAPVAVAQQDAKAAAKEPEFNTHIAPLFKKYCLGCHNADDAEHDLVLETHESLLKGGKAGAAIVPGQGDASRLLLMLDGRAKPAMPPEGNEGPTPAEIALVKSWIDAGAKGPTGAAPDPTLLVTPKVALRGTPRRQINAVAISPDGKLAALAGYAEIRLIATDSRATVRKFSGHRGNVTDVEFSKDGARLLSAAGEAGLFGEAIVWNVADGAPLRKIVGHRDSLYAATASPEGQLIATGGYDQQIKLWDAASGELVRTLAGHNGAVYDLAFSPNGKLLASASADRSVKLWEVSTGERLDTFGQPLKELYTVAFAPDGKHVVAGGVDNRIRVWQISDSAKEGTNPLVYTRFAHEGAVIKLAYSPDGKWLTSAAEDRTLKVWDAATYLEKRELEAQPDWAGALAIAPDNKTLLAGRLDGSVGFYDVTTGDRIPLPKPEITALEPRGVERGTTTRVRIVGKNLLEPTAVKFDRGQFTSTIVPQDADTARADELWVDIVPAADTPRGRYQLSLTTSGGDSGQLSIEVDNLPQRVEAEPNATVAAVAPLALPACVWGTLATMGDVDHVTFDARAGQTIVVDLAAKSLGSKLNGLLSILDPAGHVVAASNDFNDESDPLLAYRIPADGRYAIRVRDLALAGSDKHFYRLALGELPYVTAAFPLSVAVGSERDVQLIGYNLPADSRVKIAAEKPGDVDVPLDANRFRSREGLKVLVSDTAEIVEVEPNDHPAQATTLVVPGVAGGRIGASEDAAATDTDLYRFEARKRQTWIVEVEAARRKSPLDAKLEILDAQGQPVPRLVLQAVRDSYLEFRPIDSIGAGFRAKSWEEMELNEYIYLQGEVCKVFRMPQGPDSEMLMYTSAGKRRGYFDTSARAHPLDESIYTVVPHAIDAKLVSTGLPVFTINYENDDDGDRKLGRDSRLTFTAPVDGTYVVRVSDVRGLGGDMFGYRLIVRPPHHDFQVRVNERDISVPAGSGQRLTFAADRSDGFDGEIMIEAAGLPAGFTLSTPTVIQAGHNEARAVVNAAPDAVKPTDEALAAIKITAKAKIDGAWVEKPVAAPKLAPAAKPKIIVHLEPAELTIAPGTTVTALLKIERNGYDELANFDVDNLPHGVIVDNIGLNGVLIRAGETERQIFLTAAKWVPDSSRQIQAVANAAGIQASRPITLQVRRPATVANASGGEE; from the coding sequence ATGCACCTAAGCGATCGTTTAACGACGAGCTGGCTGTTGGCCGTGGCGATTTTGGCAATGACCGGCACTGCCACGCGCGCCGACGACGCGCCGGTCGCCGTCGCGCAGCAGGACGCGAAGGCGGCGGCGAAGGAACCTGAGTTCAACACTCATATCGCGCCGCTTTTCAAGAAGTACTGCCTGGGTTGCCACAACGCCGACGATGCGGAACACGATCTCGTTCTGGAGACGCATGAAAGCCTGTTGAAAGGGGGCAAAGCCGGTGCGGCGATTGTGCCGGGCCAGGGCGATGCGAGCCGTCTGCTGTTGATGCTCGACGGACGTGCCAAGCCCGCCATGCCGCCTGAAGGAAACGAAGGGCCCACGCCGGCCGAGATCGCGCTGGTGAAGTCCTGGATCGATGCCGGTGCCAAGGGCCCCACTGGCGCGGCGCCTGACCCAACACTGTTGGTCACCCCCAAGGTCGCATTGCGTGGTACGCCGCGCCGGCAGATCAATGCCGTGGCCATCTCACCGGACGGTAAGCTGGCGGCGCTCGCCGGTTACGCCGAGATCCGCTTGATCGCGACCGACAGCCGGGCGACGGTCCGCAAATTCTCGGGACATCGCGGCAATGTAACGGACGTGGAATTCTCGAAGGACGGTGCCCGGCTCCTCTCGGCAGCCGGTGAGGCGGGCCTCTTCGGCGAAGCAATCGTGTGGAACGTGGCCGACGGTGCGCCGCTGCGAAAGATTGTCGGCCATCGTGACAGCCTTTATGCCGCGACGGCCAGCCCTGAAGGCCAATTGATCGCCACCGGCGGCTATGACCAGCAGATCAAGCTGTGGGACGCCGCCAGCGGTGAATTGGTGCGCACCTTGGCCGGCCACAATGGCGCGGTCTACGATCTGGCATTCAGCCCGAACGGAAAATTGCTGGCCAGCGCCAGCGCCGATCGATCGGTGAAATTATGGGAAGTGTCGACCGGCGAACGGCTGGACACCTTCGGCCAGCCACTGAAGGAACTTTACACCGTGGCCTTCGCGCCGGACGGTAAGCACGTCGTGGCCGGCGGCGTCGATAATCGCATTCGCGTCTGGCAGATCAGTGATTCGGCCAAAGAGGGAACCAATCCGCTGGTCTATACGCGCTTCGCGCACGAAGGGGCCGTCATCAAGCTGGCCTACTCGCCCGACGGCAAATGGCTAACCAGCGCTGCCGAAGATCGCACGTTGAAGGTATGGGACGCGGCGACGTATCTCGAAAAGCGTGAGCTCGAAGCGCAGCCCGACTGGGCCGGCGCCCTGGCCATCGCGCCGGACAACAAAACGCTGCTCGCCGGGCGCCTGGATGGCAGTGTCGGCTTCTACGACGTCACGACCGGCGATCGCATTCCGCTTCCGAAGCCCGAGATCACGGCGCTTGAGCCGCGCGGCGTCGAGCGAGGAACAACAACGCGCGTTCGCATCGTCGGCAAGAATCTGCTCGAACCGACGGCCGTCAAGTTCGATCGTGGGCAGTTCACTTCCACGATCGTTCCGCAGGATGCCGACACGGCCCGCGCAGACGAATTATGGGTCGACATCGTGCCGGCTGCCGATACGCCGCGGGGGCGTTATCAGTTGTCCCTCACGACCAGTGGGGGCGACAGCGGACAACTGTCGATCGAGGTCGACAATTTACCGCAACGAGTCGAAGCCGAGCCCAATGCGACTGTTGCTGCCGTCGCGCCGCTGGCGCTGCCTGCCTGTGTGTGGGGCACGCTGGCCACGATGGGGGACGTCGATCATGTCACGTTCGATGCCCGGGCCGGCCAAACGATTGTCGTCGATCTGGCCGCCAAGTCGCTTGGCTCGAAGTTGAACGGCCTGCTCTCGATACTTGACCCGGCGGGGCATGTCGTCGCGGCGAGCAATGATTTCAACGACGAGTCCGATCCACTGCTGGCATACCGCATTCCCGCCGACGGACGTTACGCGATCCGCGTGCGCGACCTGGCGCTGGCCGGTTCGGATAAGCACTTCTATCGCTTGGCGCTCGGCGAGCTGCCGTACGTGACCGCCGCCTTCCCGCTAAGCGTCGCCGTGGGGAGCGAGCGTGACGTTCAATTGATCGGCTACAACCTGCCCGCCGATAGCCGCGTGAAGATCGCGGCCGAGAAGCCGGGAGACGTGGATGTGCCACTGGATGCCAATCGCTTCCGCAGCCGCGAGGGATTGAAAGTGCTGGTTTCCGACACGGCCGAGATCGTCGAGGTGGAACCGAACGATCATCCGGCGCAGGCCACAACGCTTGTCGTTCCCGGCGTCGCCGGAGGTCGCATTGGGGCAAGCGAGGATGCGGCGGCAACGGACACGGACCTGTACCGCTTCGAGGCGCGCAAGAGGCAAACGTGGATTGTCGAGGTCGAGGCGGCGCGTCGTAAAAGCCCGCTGGACGCAAAGCTGGAAATCCTGGACGCCCAGGGGCAACCGGTCCCCCGGCTCGTTTTGCAAGCGGTGCGTGATTCTTATCTGGAGTTCCGCCCCATCGACTCGATCGGGGCTGGCTTCCGTGCCAAGAGTTGGGAAGAGATGGAGCTGAACGAATACATCTACTTGCAAGGCGAGGTGTGCAAGGTCTTCCGCATGCCACAGGGACCGGATTCGGAAATGCTGATGTACACGTCGGCTGGCAAACGACGCGGTTACTTCGATACCAGCGCCCGCGCCCATCCGCTCGATGAGAGTATTTACACGGTTGTCCCGCATGCCATTGACGCCAAGCTGGTGTCGACCGGCTTGCCCGTTTTCACGATCAATTACGAAAACGATGACGACGGCGATCGCAAGCTGGGACGTGATTCGCGATTGACCTTTACCGCGCCGGTCGACGGAACTTACGTGGTACGAGTGAGCGACGTGCGCGGACTGGGCGGCGACATGTTCGGCTATCGACTGATTGTCCGGCCGCCGCATCACGACTTTCAGGTGCGCGTCAACGAGCGCGATATCAGTGTGCCTGCCGGCAGCGGACAGCGACTGACGTTCGCGGCTGACCGTAGCGATGGTTTCGACGGCGAAATCATGATCGAGGCCGCCGGCCTGCCCGCCGGTTTCACTCTCTCAACGCCGACCGTGATCCAGGCCGGTCATAACGAGGCGCGAGCCGTGGTTAACGCTGCGCCGGATGCCGTGAAGCCCACGGACGAAGCCCTGGCCGCGATCAAGATCACGGCCAAGGCCAAGATCGACGGCGCTTGGGTCGAGAAACCGGTCGCCGCACCGAAGCTGGCTCCGGCCGCTAAACCAAAGATCATTGTCCACCTGGAACCGGCCGAGCTCACGATTGCCCCGGGCACGACCGTTACAGCTCTGTTGAAGATCGAGCGCAACGGCTACGACGAACTAGCCAACTTCGACGTCGACAATCTGCCGCACGGCGTGATCGTCGATAACATCGGGCTTAACGGCGTGTTGATCCGGGCCGGTGAGACCGAGCGGCAGATCTTCTTGACCGCGGCCAAATGGGTCCCCGATTCGAGCCGCCAAATTCAGGCCGTGGCAAATGCCGCCGGAATTCAGGCTTCACGTCCGATCACGCTGCAAGTTCGCCGCCCGGCGACCGTGGCCAATGCTTCGGGTGGTGAAGAATAA
- a CDS encoding DUF1549 domain-containing protein yields MALSTAWKTIERADTSRRRFITISRVTLLLAGSLASALNYPAIARAADTIAVLPAEIAVRGPEARQQLLVERSRNGQFVGQVAAEISFASSNPQVVTVESGVLHPKANGEATITASVDGATSTAHIIVTDMDKPFEWSFRNHVESVFAKTGCNSGACHGALAGKNGFKLSLRGYDPEGDFTTLTRQARGRRMVPTDPGRSLLLTKPSGAVPHKGGLRFSPDSLEYRVLSEWIAVGAPGPQASDPRVERIEVLPAGVVLKPGDKQQFLVRAYFTDGHQEDVTRWVKFTSANESVAQIDDAGLVSVVGHGEGVLTAWYASRVAVSSVSAPYEKPIAADVFASAPRRNFIDELVLAKLESLNIPPSPRAEDTEFLRRAYVDTIGVLPTADETRAFLADTATDKRDKLIESLLARPEFIDYWAYKWSDLLLVNGDKLRTPALWSYYTWIRNQVEANTPWDEFVRQIVTAKGSTLENGASNYYILHGDPLDLAETTSVAFLGMSINCARCHNHPLEKWTNSQYFAFANLFARVRTKSMPGEGNLIVYHDSSGELIQPLTGKPQPPAPLDGTALTNASTEDRRLALAAWLVAPENPYFSRSITNRVWANFFGVGLVEKVDDMRLTNPASNEQLLVAAARHLADNRYDLKALMRTILQSNTYQRTSRPLPENTGDERFYSHYYPKRLMAEVLLDAMSQVSGAATEFAGYPAGWRAMQLPDSNVASYFLKAFGRPERITTCECERNAEPSVVQVLHIANGNSLNDKLQSSTNDISKLLAENAADDKLLEGLFLAALSRYPTDAEKTKILPELAATSAADKRQAVEDLYWSVLSSTEFLFNH; encoded by the coding sequence ATGGCGCTATCGACGGCCTGGAAAACAATCGAGCGGGCCGATACGTCGCGCCGCCGGTTCATCACGATTTCGCGCGTGACGCTGCTGCTCGCTGGCAGCCTGGCATCTGCACTGAATTATCCGGCGATCGCTCGCGCCGCCGACACGATCGCTGTGCTACCCGCGGAGATTGCAGTGCGCGGGCCCGAGGCGCGGCAGCAACTGCTGGTCGAACGTAGCCGCAACGGCCAGTTCGTGGGGCAGGTCGCTGCCGAGATATCGTTCGCAAGCAGCAATCCGCAGGTCGTGACTGTCGAAAGCGGCGTCCTTCATCCAAAGGCCAATGGCGAAGCCACGATCACGGCCTCGGTCGACGGCGCCACGTCCACGGCGCACATCATTGTCACCGACATGGACAAACCATTCGAGTGGAGCTTCCGCAATCACGTCGAGTCGGTGTTTGCCAAGACAGGTTGTAATTCCGGCGCTTGCCACGGGGCGCTGGCGGGCAAAAACGGTTTCAAGCTTTCGTTGCGCGGGTACGATCCCGAAGGGGATTTCACCACGCTCACACGCCAGGCGCGCGGCCGACGCATGGTACCCACCGACCCAGGCCGCAGCTTGCTACTGACCAAGCCGTCTGGCGCTGTGCCGCACAAGGGCGGGCTGCGCTTCTCGCCTGACTCACTCGAATACCGGGTGCTGTCGGAATGGATCGCCGTGGGCGCGCCCGGCCCACAGGCGTCAGATCCGCGCGTGGAACGGATCGAGGTGCTCCCGGCGGGCGTCGTGCTGAAGCCGGGGGACAAGCAACAATTTCTGGTACGTGCTTATTTCACCGATGGCCATCAGGAAGACGTCACACGGTGGGTCAAGTTCACCTCAGCCAATGAATCGGTAGCGCAAATCGACGACGCGGGCCTGGTCAGCGTCGTGGGGCATGGCGAAGGAGTGCTGACCGCCTGGTACGCCAGCCGCGTGGCGGTCTCGTCGGTCAGCGCACCGTACGAAAAACCGATCGCGGCCGACGTCTTTGCCTCGGCACCGCGGCGCAATTTCATTGATGAGCTGGTGCTGGCCAAGCTCGAAAGCCTGAACATTCCCCCATCGCCCCGCGCCGAAGATACCGAATTTTTGCGTCGCGCGTACGTCGACACGATCGGCGTGTTGCCGACCGCAGATGAAACGCGCGCGTTTCTGGCGGATACCGCGACCGACAAGCGCGACAAGCTGATCGAATCGCTGCTAGCGCGCCCTGAGTTTATCGACTATTGGGCCTACAAATGGTCCGATCTGTTGCTGGTCAATGGCGACAAGCTGCGCACGCCGGCCTTGTGGTCTTACTACACGTGGATTCGCAACCAAGTCGAAGCGAACACTCCCTGGGACGAATTCGTGCGGCAGATCGTCACGGCCAAGGGGAGCACGCTGGAGAACGGCGCCTCGAACTATTACATTCTGCACGGCGACCCTCTCGACCTGGCCGAGACCACCAGCGTGGCCTTCCTGGGCATGTCGATCAATTGCGCTCGCTGCCACAATCATCCGCTGGAAAAGTGGACCAACAGTCAGTATTTCGCGTTTGCGAATCTGTTCGCGCGCGTTCGCACGAAGAGCATGCCGGGCGAAGGAAACCTGATCGTCTATCACGATTCGTCGGGCGAATTGATTCAACCGCTCACCGGCAAACCGCAGCCGCCGGCACCGCTTGACGGGACGGCGCTCACGAACGCTTCGACCGAGGATCGCCGCCTGGCGCTCGCCGCTTGGCTGGTCGCACCGGAAAATCCCTATTTCAGCCGTTCGATCACGAATCGCGTGTGGGCGAATTTCTTCGGCGTCGGCCTGGTCGAAAAGGTCGACGACATGCGCCTCACCAATCCGGCCAGCAACGAGCAATTGCTGGTCGCCGCGGCCCGCCATCTGGCCGACAACCGCTACGATTTGAAGGCGCTGATGCGGACGATCCTGCAATCCAATACGTATCAGCGTACTAGCCGACCGCTGCCCGAGAACACGGGCGACGAACGATTCTATTCGCATTATTATCCCAAGCGTTTGATGGCCGAGGTGCTGCTGGATGCCATGTCGCAGGTGTCCGGCGCGGCCACCGAGTTTGCCGGCTATCCGGCAGGCTGGCGGGCCATGCAGTTGCCCGATTCCAATGTGGCCTCTTACTTCTTGAAGGCGTTCGGCCGGCCCGAGCGGATCACGACCTGCGAATGCGAACGAAATGCCGAACCCAGCGTGGTGCAAGTGCTGCACATCGCCAACGGCAACTCGCTGAACGACAAGCTGCAATCGTCGACGAACGACATTTCGAAATTGCTTGCAGAAAATGCCGCCGACGACAAGCTGCTAGAAGGTCTGTTTCTGGCGGCGCTGTCGCGTTACCCGACCGACGCAGAAAAAACCAAGATCCTGCCCGAGCTGGCTGCGACCAGCGCCGCGGACAAGCGTCAGGCGGTCGAGGATTTGTACTGGAGCGTGCTCAGCAGTACCGAGTTCCTCTTTAATCATTGA
- a CDS encoding glucose 1-dehydrogenase yields the protein MKLFDLSGRVALVTGGNGGIGLGMAKGLAEAGARIVVAARDAAKSEAAVTELKAVGTDAVAVEVDVADEASCKAMVDKAVQQFGRIDILVNNAGINIRKQPEDYTLAEWNNVMTINLTGAFICSQAAYPAMCRAGGGKIINIGSMTSIFGIPFAPAYSASKGGIVQLSKALAIAWAKDNIQVNAVLPGWIDTDLTRRGRKQVAGLHERVLARTPAARWGDPADFAGIAVYLGGPASQFVTGAAITVDGGYSVNG from the coding sequence ATGAAACTGTTCGATCTGAGCGGACGCGTGGCGCTAGTCACTGGTGGTAATGGCGGTATCGGGCTGGGGATGGCCAAGGGGCTAGCCGAGGCCGGAGCGCGAATCGTTGTCGCCGCACGCGATGCTGCCAAGAGTGAAGCGGCCGTCACGGAACTGAAAGCCGTCGGCACCGACGCCGTGGCGGTCGAAGTCGACGTCGCTGACGAAGCGTCCTGCAAGGCGATGGTCGATAAGGCCGTTCAGCAGTTTGGCCGAATCGATATTCTGGTCAACAACGCAGGCATCAACATTCGCAAGCAGCCCGAGGATTACACGCTCGCCGAATGGAACAACGTGATGACGATCAACCTGACGGGCGCCTTCATCTGCTCGCAGGCGGCTTATCCCGCGATGTGTCGCGCCGGCGGCGGCAAGATCATCAACATCGGTTCCATGACGTCGATCTTCGGCATCCCCTTCGCACCAGCGTATTCGGCGAGCAAAGGAGGGATCGTTCAATTGAGCAAGGCGCTCGCCATTGCCTGGGCCAAAGACAACATTCAGGTTAACGCCGTGTTGCCGGGGTGGATCGATACCGATCTAACCAGGCGGGGGCGGAAGCAAGTCGCGGGGCTGCACGAGCGCGTGCTGGCTCGCACGCCTGCTGCACGCTGGGGCGACCCGGCCGACTTTGCCGGCATCGCGGTGTACCTGGGGGGGCCGGCCTCACAATTTGTCACCGGCGCAGCGATCACGGTAGACGGCGGCTACTCGGTAAACGGCTAA